The Pirellulales bacterium genome includes the window GCCAAGGCGTTGCCCGCAAACAGTAGTTGAACGTAGCCCTGGTCGATCAGCCATTCGACATGCTCGCCGCTGCCGGTATGGACAATCGCCGGCCCCCCGACCAGCAAGATCTTCCCCCCTTGCGCGCGCTGCCGGCGCAACTCGCCGGCGATCTCGCGCACCATCACCCCTTTCGGCTTCTCTGTCGAAACCGCCGAGTTCATGAACTCAAAGCCGTGCCGTTCCAGCATGCGCTCTTCGGGAAAGACGCGCACCCCCGCGTGTCCCACCACCAACTGCTGTCCGCGCCGCACGTCGCTCATTGCAATGCACGTCGCACTGCCGCTGGGCAGATCGACCATCACCCCGCAATCCATCTCTTGCCGCTGGACCGGCAGCCAATTGCCTGCGACCCGCACTTCCGTGCGTTGATTGGTGCTGCTGTAAAACCCCTCGGGAAACGCCCCCTCCATGTCGGCCTCGACCAGGCGGCAATCTTGCTGCGCGGTCGGCACGGCGCCGTGATCGCTAATCTCGCTGACAATCTTCGCCAATTGGTCTGGTTCGGCGGCCCGCACCTCGATCAAGGCATAACTCGGATCGGTCCGCGCGTGCCCAATGGTGATCTGCTTGATCGTGAACGCCCCTCCCAGCGACGTGATGACGTCCAGGATCTTCGGCAAAATCAGGCTGTCGATGATGTGCCCGCTCACCTCGACTTCGATGGAGTGCGCGGCGCCAGGGCCTGTCGGAGAGTGCGTTCGTTCCATCGTGTTTCCACCGCTCGCCAGTGGCCGCCGGCGCCCCGCGCCATGACCCCTTGCCACGTCACTGGTCCGGCCGCCCTTGTTATTCTACGCCGAATGGCGGCAAATCGGCCTCACGAGCGCGGCCCGCGTGGTGGCAAGTCGAAGCCTGGCTTCACGATCGGCGCGGCAAATCCTATACTGAACAGACCTACAAGGACGCAGGACACGTAACTGGTCGGAAGGCCCTACACAGACAGCCATGAGCGAATCGCCAGAACCGAGCATTTGGGATAAGTTGGCAGCCGATCTTGGCGCCGAGTCGCGCCCCGAGGCCGCGCCCAAGTGGTCAAAGCCCCAAGACACGCAGCCGACACCGCCGCCGCGCAAGACGCAAACTACCCGCGCCACGCCTCCTCCCGCCGCCTGGGACAGCCTGGCCGCGGAGTTCGGCATTGCCGTTCCGGTTCAGTCTGAGCCCACGCGACCAGAACCGGCCCCAGCTCCCCCGGCTGCGCGACCAGCGGAGACGCTGCCGCGCCAGCGAGAGCCTGAAGCAGGCCGCCGCGAGCCAGAGGCCGATCGCGCCGAGCACGAGCGCACGCGCCCTTCCCCACGAACCGAATACGATCGCCCGCGACGTTCCCCCCCGCCGCCCCGCGACGAAGTGGCGCCAGCGCGTCGCCCACCGCGGGACGACGCCTGGGACGACCGTTTTGACCGCGATGAGGATGACGACGAACCTGTTTCCCAGTCCATCGACGACAGCGCCGACGAAGCCAACCCCGCCGAGGCCGCGACCGATCAAGAGGCCGAGCCGCGCAAACGCCGCCGCCGGCGACGTGGTGGTCGCGGCCGGCGCGGCTCGCGCTCCGGTCGCGCGGAGGCCGCCGATCAGCAGCCGCGCGACGAGTTCGACGCCGATTTCGGCGACTCTGACGAAGCCGGCGACGCGGACAATCGCCGCACGCGCATCATCAGCGATATGGTGACCGGCATCGTGTCGGAGGCGATCGACCTCGATGCGCCCCCCGGCCCGCTGCCAACCCGACCGGCCGCTGGCGATAACGAATCGGCCGAGTCCGACCGGCCTCGCCGTCGACGACGTAGAAGGCGCGGCGGTAGACGCGATGAATCTCGCGGCGATGCGCCCGCTTCTTCGTCGCATCAACAGCGCGACGATTACGACGACGATGATGATGACGATCGCCCGTTGGTCGCCGCCGGTATGGAACACGACGACGATCTCGACTCTGGCGACGATGATCGCGGCGCGGCGCGCATGTCGCACAAGGGCATTCCGTCGTGGCAAGAGACCATCGACCTCATCATCAACGTCAACATGGAGGCCCGCGCTAAAAATCCTCGCGGGTATTCCGGTTCGCCACGCCGTGGCGGCGGAAATCGGGGCGGGCGTTCGCGCGGCCGGTAGTCCCACTGATCGCGGCCGCCCGCTACTCGCGAGCGCCGTGCGTCCATTGATCCACCGCGACGGCGGCCACGATGATCGCCCCCACAATCACCTTTTGCACCGGGTCGCTCAGGCCGGCATAGACGCAACCGCTCTTCAGCAGCGCCATCGTCGTGGCGCCAACCAGCGAGCCCAGCACGCTGCCCCGCCCGCCGCGCAAGCTGCCACCACCAATCACCACGGCGGCGATCATTTCCAGTTCCAGACCCAAGCCGCTGGTGGGGCTTCCTTGCCGATTCAGGTCGTTGAAATCCAATAGCCCCGCTAGCGCCAGGAAGAAACCGCCCAACGTGTAAATCCCCAGCTTGACGGCGGTGACCGGCACGCCGCACAGCCGCGCCGTGGCTTCGCTCGAACCAATCGCAAAGACGTACCGCCCAAACACGGTGTTGCGCAGCACAATCGCCAGCACCACTCCCAGCGCAATCACAATCCACACGCCCAGCGGCACCAATTGCCAGCTATCGGCCGGCGGCCGGTCCAGCAATCCGGCCAGCCAGTCGGGCGCCGGCGC containing:
- a CDS encoding TIGR00300 family protein; amino-acid sequence: MERTHSPTGPGAAHSIEVEVSGHIIDSLILPKILDVITSLGGAFTIKQITIGHARTDPSYALIEVRAAEPDQLAKIVSEISDHGAVPTAQQDCRLVEADMEGAFPEGFYSSTNQRTEVRVAGNWLPVQRQEMDCGVMVDLPSGSATCIAMSDVRRGQQLVVGHAGVRVFPEERMLERHGFEFMNSAVSTEKPKGVMVREIAGELRRQRAQGGKILLVGGPAIVHTGSGEHVEWLIDQGYVQLLFAGNALATHDIEQALFGTSLGIQLDHGGSVEGGHEHHLRAINRIRRLGGIRRAVESGELARGIMRKCVLRGVDFVLAGSIRDDGPLPEVVTDTLEAQRVMREKLAGVTFALMVASTLHSIAVGNLLPAWVKVVCVDINPSTVIKLSDRGTFQTVGLVTDVEPFFRALVSELKSAEPAA
- a CDS encoding ABC transporter permease, giving the protein MTSKSCVANAATQSAEPLRERRPALRWAQSLLGPFVGLLLVALVFSAAQWVVDKESPFLQPERMKLVAKQTTIVGMGTLGMTVIIIGGGIDLSAGSILALTAVVLAVALKEGAPPVVALALMLATGTAAGLLNGLLITGLKLVPFIVTLGSMLAFRGLAEFVSDQKKIQAPAPDWLAGLLDRPPADSWQLVPLGVWIVIALGVVLAIVLRNTVFGRYVFAIGSSEATARLCGVPVTAVKLGIYTLGGFFLALAGLLDFNDLNRQGSPTSGLGLELEMIAAVVIGGGSLRGGRGSVLGSLVGATTMALLKSGCVYAGLSDPVQKVIVGAIIVAAVAVDQWTHGARE